A region of Chitinophaga horti DNA encodes the following proteins:
- a CDS encoding RluA family pseudouridine synthase: protein MRIEDIILFENDDFIALNKPSGLLTIPDRHDNELSSLQGMLKKKYEQIYTVHRLDRDTSGLILFAKHEAAHKFLSQLFESRGVQKFYLGLINGELPNDKGSVDQPIMEHPVQKGKMVTNAKGRPSLTDYEVLENFSLYSLVKLQIHTGRTHQIRVHMKYLGHPIAVDELYGTATPIKLSAIKKKFKLGKHTEEERPMLSRLALHAFELRFKDAHGTDHALQAPLPKDMQAVLQQLRKHKA, encoded by the coding sequence ATGCGCATTGAAGATATCATCCTGTTTGAGAACGATGACTTTATAGCATTGAATAAACCGTCCGGACTACTCACCATCCCGGACAGGCACGACAATGAACTTTCGTCCCTGCAGGGCATGCTAAAGAAGAAATACGAACAGATCTACACGGTACACCGCCTCGACCGCGATACCAGTGGCCTGATCCTGTTTGCCAAACACGAAGCAGCCCATAAATTCCTTTCCCAGTTATTTGAATCGAGAGGCGTACAGAAGTTTTACCTGGGGCTTATTAACGGCGAGCTTCCAAATGATAAAGGCAGCGTAGACCAGCCGATTATGGAACATCCCGTACAAAAGGGTAAAATGGTGACCAATGCAAAAGGCCGCCCGTCGCTTACCGACTACGAAGTGCTGGAAAACTTCAGCCTTTACAGCCTGGTGAAACTGCAGATACATACTGGTCGTACGCACCAGATCAGGGTGCATATGAAATACCTGGGTCACCCCATCGCGGTAGATGAACTGTACGGAACAGCGACGCCCATTAAACTGTCGGCTATCAAGAAGAAGTTCAAACTGGGGAAACATACGGAAGAAGAACGGCCGATGCTGAGCCGCCTGGCCCTGCACGCTTTCGAGTTGCGGTTTAAAGACGCTCACGGAACGGATCATGCGCTGCAAGCCCCATTGCCAAAGGATATGCAGGCAGTGCTGCAACAGCTCCGTAAACACAAGGCATAA
- a CDS encoding peroxiredoxin, which translates to MSLRLGDIAPNFKAQTTNGEIDFYDYLGEGWGILFSHPADFTPVCTTELGKTALLNGEFEKRNVKVLALSVDPLDKHKQWVGDINETQSCDVTFPIIADEDRTVANLYGMIHPNASETFTVRSLFVIGPDKKVKLTLTYPASTGRNFVEVLRVIDSLQLTAKYSVATPADWKDGEDVIVVPAVPTEEIPNRFPKGHKIIKPYLRTTPQPNK; encoded by the coding sequence ATGAGTTTAAGGTTAGGTGATATAGCTCCAAATTTCAAGGCTCAGACCACTAATGGCGAAATAGATTTCTACGATTACCTGGGCGAAGGCTGGGGTATCCTGTTCTCTCATCCCGCAGATTTTACACCTGTTTGCACAACTGAATTGGGAAAAACGGCCCTCCTGAACGGCGAGTTTGAAAAACGCAATGTGAAGGTGCTGGCATTAAGCGTTGACCCACTCGACAAACACAAACAATGGGTAGGCGATATCAACGAAACGCAAAGCTGCGACGTTACTTTCCCGATCATTGCTGACGAAGACCGTACCGTAGCGAACCTCTACGGCATGATCCATCCGAATGCTTCTGAAACATTTACCGTTCGCTCCCTGTTTGTGATCGGTCCTGATAAAAAGGTGAAACTTACCCTCACTTATCCTGCCTCTACCGGCAGAAACTTCGTAGAAGTGCTGAGAGTAATCGATAGCCTGCAGCTTACCGCTAAATACAGCGTGGCCACACCGGCCGACTGGAAAGATGGTGAAGATGTGATTGTAGTACCTGCGGTACCAACGGAAGAAATTCCGAACCGCTTCCCGAAAGGACATAAAATTATTAAACCTTACCTGAGAACAACACCTCAGCCCAACAAATAA
- a CDS encoding helix-turn-helix transcriptional regulator, with translation MPKNKDALSRYRWIDERLRNKRLPRPTLEDLIRYVSDKMDSDISMRTMQKDIQDMRSDRELNYMAPIEYDRKTKAYHYTDDSFSISSIPIDEADLQGLEIAIGILEQFRSLPVIQQFEDAILKIAAGLKMNRENLENQGLIKFSRANQYKGAEHIATIVDAIKNLEVIRIAYQSFGRNEPKEHWVEPYHVREYQHRFYLIGKSQKEREGVLLTFALDRMVEIWPTNKHFDQKNFDDASYFQHAIGITVPVGAPELIELSFTPLQGKYVKSQPLHPTQQTTIDNEEECRVTLSVVINPELQMLLLSYGANVKVLQPASLAQRMAAEAEAMQQLYK, from the coding sequence ATGCCTAAAAACAAGGACGCCCTTTCCCGCTACAGATGGATAGACGAGCGCCTGCGCAACAAGCGCCTCCCCAGGCCTACCCTGGAAGACCTTATCAGGTACGTATCCGACAAAATGGATTCGGACATCTCTATGCGCACGATGCAGAAAGACATCCAGGATATGCGCAGCGACAGGGAACTCAATTACATGGCCCCTATCGAATACGACCGCAAAACCAAGGCTTATCATTATACAGATGACAGCTTTTCGATCAGCAGCATCCCTATCGATGAAGCAGATCTGCAGGGACTGGAAATCGCGATCGGCATACTGGAGCAATTTCGCAGTCTGCCCGTTATTCAACAGTTCGAAGACGCTATCCTGAAAATCGCCGCAGGCCTTAAAATGAACAGGGAGAACCTGGAAAACCAGGGTCTCATCAAATTCAGCCGCGCGAATCAATATAAAGGAGCCGAACACATCGCCACGATCGTGGACGCGATCAAAAACCTGGAGGTAATCCGCATCGCATACCAAAGCTTCGGCCGCAACGAACCGAAAGAACATTGGGTGGAACCATATCATGTTCGCGAATACCAGCATCGTTTCTACCTGATCGGTAAAAGTCAGAAAGAACGGGAAGGCGTATTGCTTACGTTTGCGCTGGACCGCATGGTAGAAATATGGCCGACGAACAAACACTTCGACCAGAAGAATTTCGACGACGCCAGTTATTTCCAGCACGCTATTGGCATTACGGTGCCTGTAGGCGCGCCCGAACTGATCGAGCTGTCGTTTACACCGTTGCAGGGTAAATATGTGAAGTCACAGCCTTTACATCCCACACAACAGACTACGATCGATAACGAGGAAGAATGCAGGGTAACGTTAAGTGTGGTGATTAACCCGGAGTTGCAGATGCTGCTACTCAGTTACGGGGCGAATGTGAAGGTATTGCAGCCAGCCTCGCTCGCACAGCGAATGGCAGCAGAAGCAGAAGCAATGCAGCAATTATACAAATAA
- the ade gene encoding adenine deaminase: MNTFTLTANLVDIPGRKTYPAHISVENGLIRHITAAESATGYVLPGFIDAHVHVESSMLIPSEFARLAVVHGTVATVSDPHEIANVLGVKGVEYMLENGKQVPFKFWFGAPSCVPATTFETAGAAVTSADVDALLQRPDIVYLSEMMNFPGVLFGDQEVMAKIASAKKYGKPVDGHAPGLRGEDARKYISAGISTDHECFTAEEALDKLQHGMKILIREGSAARNFEALIPLLDEHYANIMFCSDDKHPDNLEEGHIDVLVKRALARGKDVYKILQAACINPVKHYQLDVGLLQPGDPADFIVVDDLQQFNILSTYINGQKVAEAGKTLINSVPSEPVNYFDAKPHQPSDFILSATGECIKVKVMEALEGQLITNSLEATLPVINNAIISDVTQDVLKIAVVNRYKPAPVALGFIRNFGLKEGAIASSVAHDSHNIIAVGTNDEALCEAVNEIIRCQGGITATGGASTQTLPLPVAGLMSNLDGYEVARRYSELDKAAKQLGSTLDAPFMTLSFMALLVIPHLKLSDLGLFDGDKFAFTPVY, translated from the coding sequence ATGAACACTTTTACGCTTACCGCCAACCTGGTGGACATTCCGGGAAGAAAAACCTATCCTGCCCACATCTCCGTTGAAAATGGCCTGATCCGCCATATTACTGCAGCAGAAAGTGCGACGGGATATGTATTGCCCGGCTTCATCGATGCGCATGTACACGTGGAAAGCTCTATGCTCATACCGTCGGAATTTGCACGTTTGGCGGTGGTGCATGGCACGGTAGCCACCGTATCGGACCCGCATGAAATAGCAAACGTACTGGGCGTAAAAGGCGTGGAATATATGTTGGAGAACGGTAAACAGGTACCTTTCAAATTCTGGTTCGGCGCACCTTCCTGCGTACCGGCTACCACCTTTGAAACCGCCGGCGCGGCAGTAACATCGGCGGATGTAGACGCGCTGCTGCAGCGGCCGGACATCGTTTATCTTTCGGAAATGATGAATTTCCCTGGTGTGTTGTTTGGCGACCAGGAAGTGATGGCCAAGATTGCCTCCGCAAAAAAGTACGGCAAACCCGTAGACGGCCATGCACCCGGATTGCGTGGCGAAGACGCCCGTAAATACATCTCCGCCGGCATCAGCACCGATCATGAATGTTTTACTGCCGAAGAAGCGCTGGACAAACTGCAGCACGGCATGAAAATACTGATCCGCGAAGGCAGCGCCGCCCGCAACTTCGAGGCATTGATACCGCTGCTGGATGAGCACTATGCCAATATCATGTTTTGCAGTGACGATAAACACCCGGACAATCTCGAAGAAGGACATATCGACGTACTGGTAAAACGTGCGCTGGCCAGGGGCAAAGATGTGTACAAGATATTACAGGCGGCCTGCATCAACCCCGTTAAACATTACCAACTGGACGTAGGCCTGCTGCAACCCGGCGACCCGGCAGATTTTATCGTGGTAGATGATTTACAACAATTCAACATCCTATCTACTTACATCAACGGACAAAAGGTGGCCGAAGCTGGCAAAACGCTCATCAACAGCGTGCCTTCGGAACCTGTCAACTACTTCGACGCGAAGCCGCACCAGCCGTCTGACTTCATCCTATCCGCCACAGGCGAATGTATCAAGGTAAAAGTAATGGAGGCTCTGGAAGGGCAGCTGATCACCAATTCGCTGGAAGCCACGCTGCCTGTCATCAACAATGCCATCATCTCAGACGTTACACAGGACGTGCTGAAGATAGCCGTCGTGAACCGCTACAAACCTGCGCCTGTCGCACTCGGCTTCATCCGCAATTTCGGTTTGAAAGAAGGGGCCATCGCGTCGTCGGTGGCGCACGACAGCCATAACATCATTGCAGTGGGTACGAACGACGAAGCGCTGTGCGAAGCTGTAAACGAGATCATTCGTTGCCAGGGCGGTATTACGGCTACAGGCGGCGCATCTACCCAAACACTACCTTTGCCGGTAGCCGGGTTAATGAGCAACCTGGACGGGTACGAAGTAGCGCGCCGGTACAGTGAGCTGGACAAAGCCGCCAAACAACTGGGCAGCACGCTGGACGCACCTTTTATGACATTGTCGTTCATGGCGCTATTGGTAATTCCGCACCTGAAACTCAGCGACCTCGGGCTGTTCGATGGCGATAAATTTGCCTTTACACCCGTGTATTAA
- a CDS encoding anhydro-N-acetylmuramic acid kinase codes for MNLPLPQKRTVMVYKVIGLMSGSSLDGLDVVFAELTEVRGQWTYQILAADCLPYSPEWLQRLSNATQLPAQDYMLLHSAYGHYLGEQVNAFIQQHQLDHQVHFIASHGHTTFHQPAQRMTAQLGDGAAISAVTGLPVISDLRAMDVALGGQGAPIVPIGEKLLLPGFAAWLNLGGIANISSETAVGDFVAFDICPANRVLNALASQLGRAYDENGALAANGVVDEALLARLNALPYYGQSYPKSLANEFGTDVVLPMIAEHSISIQGKLRTYVEHIAQQVYEAILKVHPGITPATPARKLLITGGGAFNTFLVQRIHDKLEQLGIDVVVPDEQTVAYKEAIIMALIGALRWRQEENVLSSVTGASRSSVGGALWMGQS; via the coding sequence ATGAATTTACCTTTGCCACAAAAAAGAACAGTAATGGTATATAAGGTGATCGGTTTAATGTCTGGCAGCTCGCTCGATGGATTAGATGTGGTATTCGCAGAATTGACGGAAGTGCGCGGGCAATGGACTTACCAGATATTGGCAGCCGACTGCCTGCCTTATTCCCCCGAATGGCTGCAACGCCTTTCTAACGCCACGCAATTGCCGGCGCAGGACTATATGCTGTTGCACAGCGCGTACGGTCACTACCTGGGCGAGCAGGTAAACGCCTTCATTCAGCAACATCAGCTGGACCACCAGGTACATTTCATCGCTTCGCACGGCCATACCACTTTTCACCAACCCGCTCAACGCATGACGGCCCAACTGGGCGACGGTGCGGCGATCAGCGCGGTAACCGGCCTGCCTGTTATCAGCGATCTGCGTGCGATGGACGTAGCGCTGGGCGGACAAGGTGCGCCTATCGTTCCAATCGGTGAAAAGCTGCTGCTGCCCGGCTTTGCCGCCTGGCTGAACCTGGGCGGTATCGCCAATATATCTTCCGAAACAGCTGTAGGCGACTTTGTTGCTTTTGATATTTGTCCGGCTAACCGGGTGCTGAATGCCCTGGCGTCGCAACTCGGCCGTGCTTACGACGAGAATGGCGCACTGGCAGCAAATGGGGTGGTAGATGAAGCCTTGCTTGCCCGCCTGAATGCCTTGCCTTATTACGGACAATCTTACCCTAAATCGCTCGCCAACGAGTTCGGGACAGACGTAGTGCTGCCCATGATCGCGGAGCATTCGATCTCCATACAAGGTAAACTGCGCACCTACGTGGAGCATATCGCGCAACAGGTATACGAAGCTATCCTGAAAGTGCATCCAGGTATAACGCCTGCCACGCCAGCCAGGAAACTGCTGATTACAGGCGGCGGTGCATTTAACACCTTCCTGGTACAACGGATCCACGATAAACTGGAACAATTGGGCATTGATGTGGTGGTGCCGGACGAACAGACGGTCGCTTACAAGGAAGCCATCATCATGGCCCTTATCGGCGCATTACGCTGGAGGCAGGAGGAAAATGTGCTGTCATCCGTGACAGGTGCATCACGCAGCAGTGTGGGCGGTGCTTTGTGGATGGGGCAATCCTGA
- a CDS encoding vWA domain-containing protein, protein MKKLLATLLVISAACASFAQSRPAANTSQPLTRVVTGIVYDELGQPIAGASVRINGTQSGSTTSPTGGYKLTVPRKRTILDGTFLGYNTQSITLPDGKRDTTINFTLSPATQMLQDVVVVGYATQPKRAITGSVSTIAAAEMSHSRKSKQMAPPAPRFNTEDYSGIQENIFHQVKKQPLSTFSSDVDRASYSNVRRFLNQGMMPPIDAVRTEELINYFDYKYTPPTTADPVAIHTDMAICPWNSDNRLVRIGIQGKIVDVKALPASNIVFLLDVSGSMSDQNKLPLVKQALTALVGQLRPKDKVAIVVYAGAAGLVLPSTSGDEKMKILDALNRLEAGGSTAGGAGIELAYKVAVENFIEKGNNRVIIATDGDFNVGASSDGEMQRLIEAKRETGIFLSVLGLGMGNYKDNKLETLADKGNGNYAYIDNFEEARRIFVTEFGGTLFTIAKDVKLQVEFNPVMVQSYRLIGYENRVLQDEDFNNDKKDAGDMGAGHTVTALYEIVPAGGRVAPNEIDPLKYQEYIPTKARDARNEVLTVKVRYKQPEGRKSILLSKVLTSNMQRIDAAPADFRMAAAVAEFGMLLRNSEFKGKSSYEHVLQLATTAKGEDTEGYRAEFIQLVKKAALLKPTVAMAD, encoded by the coding sequence ATGAAAAAGTTACTCGCCACCCTGCTGGTCATCAGTGCTGCCTGCGCCTCTTTTGCGCAAAGCCGTCCTGCTGCCAATACCTCGCAACCGCTCACTCGCGTAGTGACGGGCATTGTTTACGACGAACTCGGGCAGCCTATAGCCGGCGCTTCGGTGCGCATTAACGGCACACAATCGGGTTCCACTACCAGTCCGACCGGAGGGTACAAACTCACGGTGCCACGGAAACGCACCATCCTGGATGGCACTTTCCTCGGTTATAATACGCAGTCCATTACGTTGCCAGACGGTAAGCGGGATACCACGATAAACTTCACACTCAGCCCTGCCACCCAAATGTTGCAGGATGTGGTGGTGGTAGGCTACGCCACGCAGCCCAAAAGGGCGATCACCGGCAGCGTAAGCACTATCGCAGCCGCGGAAATGAGCCACAGCCGCAAGAGTAAACAAATGGCGCCCCCCGCGCCGAGGTTTAATACAGAAGATTACAGCGGCATCCAGGAAAACATCTTTCACCAGGTGAAGAAGCAACCATTAAGCACCTTTTCGTCTGATGTGGACAGGGCATCCTATTCCAACGTTCGCCGTTTCCTGAACCAGGGCATGATGCCACCTATAGATGCGGTGCGCACCGAAGAACTGATCAACTATTTCGATTACAAATACACGCCTCCCACCACCGCCGATCCGGTAGCGATCCATACAGATATGGCTATATGTCCGTGGAACAGCGACAACCGCCTCGTGCGCATTGGCATACAGGGCAAAATTGTAGATGTAAAAGCGCTGCCTGCCTCCAACATTGTATTCCTGCTCGACGTATCCGGCTCCATGTCGGACCAGAACAAGCTGCCGCTGGTGAAACAGGCGTTGACCGCGCTGGTAGGACAATTACGCCCGAAAGACAAAGTGGCGATCGTCGTGTATGCCGGGGCGGCCGGGCTGGTATTGCCTTCGACTTCCGGTGACGAAAAGATGAAGATCCTGGATGCATTGAACCGGCTGGAAGCAGGCGGCTCTACCGCCGGTGGCGCAGGTATCGAACTCGCTTACAAAGTAGCAGTCGAAAACTTTATCGAAAAAGGGAATAACCGCGTAATCATCGCGACCGACGGCGACTTTAACGTAGGTGCCTCCAGTGATGGAGAGATGCAGCGACTGATAGAGGCCAAACGGGAAACCGGCATATTCCTGTCTGTACTGGGCTTAGGCATGGGCAATTACAAAGACAATAAGCTGGAAACCCTGGCGGACAAAGGGAACGGCAACTATGCCTACATCGATAACTTCGAAGAAGCACGTCGCATTTTCGTTACAGAGTTTGGGGGTACACTGTTTACCATTGCGAAAGACGTGAAACTGCAGGTGGAGTTCAACCCGGTGATGGTACAGTCGTACCGCCTCATTGGCTACGAAAACCGCGTGTTGCAGGACGAAGACTTTAACAACGACAAAAAAGATGCGGGTGATATGGGGGCAGGGCATACCGTTACGGCCTTATACGAGATCGTGCCCGCCGGGGGCAGAGTGGCACCGAATGAAATTGACCCGCTGAAGTACCAGGAGTACATCCCCACGAAAGCCAGGGACGCCAGGAACGAGGTGCTGACTGTAAAGGTGCGTTACAAACAACCAGAAGGGCGTAAAAGCATCCTTTTAAGCAAAGTACTCACCAGCAATATGCAAAGGATAGACGCTGCACCGGCAGACTTTCGCATGGCGGCAGCAGTAGCCGAGTTCGGGATGCTGTTGCGTAACTCCGAATTTAAAGGTAAATCAAGCTACGAACATGTGCTGCAGCTAGCTACCACGGCCAAGGGCGAGGATACGGAGGGATACCGTGCCGAGTTTATTCAGCTGGTTAAAAAGGCCGCTTTGCTGAAACCAACAGTGGCCATGGCAGATTAA
- the upp gene encoding uracil phosphoribosyltransferase, which yields MIINLSELNSLVGDWLADIRDVEVQNDRMRFRRNLERLGEVAAYEISKMLTFVDKEVQTPLGTANCMVVKNQPVIGTILRAGLALHQGLVNYFDRADHAYISAYRKHNRDGSFDISLEYVSCPALDDKVLILSDPMLATGASLVKTIEHLTVFGKPAHIHIVTAIACTIGIEYVQRNADVPLTIWAGDVDDELTAKGYIVPGLGDAGDLAFGSKMQQ from the coding sequence ATGATCATTAATCTCAGCGAATTAAACTCTCTCGTAGGCGACTGGCTGGCAGATATACGCGATGTAGAAGTACAAAATGACCGGATGCGGTTCCGCCGCAACCTGGAAAGACTAGGTGAAGTAGCGGCCTATGAGATCAGTAAGATGCTGACTTTTGTGGACAAGGAAGTGCAGACGCCGCTAGGCACTGCCAATTGTATGGTCGTAAAAAATCAGCCGGTAATCGGTACAATATTACGGGCGGGGTTAGCGTTACATCAGGGTTTAGTAAATTATTTCGACCGTGCCGACCACGCTTATATTTCTGCTTACCGGAAACACAACCGCGACGGCTCCTTCGATATCAGCCTGGAATATGTTTCGTGCCCGGCTTTAGATGATAAAGTACTTATTCTTTCGGACCCTATGCTGGCGACCGGCGCCTCACTGGTGAAAACGATCGAACACCTCACCGTTTTTGGCAAACCGGCTCATATTCATATTGTTACCGCCATTGCGTGTACTATTGGCATCGAATACGTACAAAGAAATGCAGATGTGCCTTTAACTATCTGGGCAGGCGATGTGGATGATGAATTAACGGCTAAGGGATACATTGTTCCCGGACTGGGTGATGCAGGTGACCTGGCATTCGGGTCAAAAATGCAGCAGTAA
- a CDS encoding PorP/SprF family type IX secretion system membrane protein: MKRLLLSLAIIFFLIRPASAQDPHFTQFFASPLTFNPAFTGYFSGDFRLAANYRSQWRSIASPFITGTVSADFSILKDVIAYNDIWGVGVIGLYDKTGAGALTSNYIGLSTAYHKGLDPEGLHTLGLGVQVAWVSKRIDPSKLIFENQIDNTGYNPTIPSNENIPNPSISYPDFNVGLLYNGLVGENSNLYLGASYYHITQPTETFMSQNNNRLSYRYTFQAGGSFPVNGNNRIHMSGHYMRQNEATETAFGGAYGFLLNGMPETPTTFYIGSWYRLKDAINPYVALELNGLTVGMSYDLNVSTLKPASQYRGGFELSLIYIRRHNENAKYKTLCPRF, encoded by the coding sequence ATGAAACGATTACTACTATCTTTAGCCATAATCTTTTTCCTGATACGGCCTGCCAGCGCACAGGACCCTCACTTTACGCAATTTTTTGCGTCGCCGCTGACATTTAACCCGGCCTTTACGGGCTATTTTTCCGGAGACTTCCGTTTGGCGGCCAACTACCGCTCCCAGTGGCGTAGTATTGCCTCCCCTTTTATCACAGGCACAGTATCCGCCGACTTTTCTATTCTAAAAGATGTAATTGCCTATAACGACATCTGGGGCGTTGGGGTGATTGGTTTGTACGATAAAACCGGGGCCGGCGCACTCACGTCGAACTACATTGGTTTAAGTACAGCATACCATAAAGGTCTTGATCCGGAGGGACTGCATACATTGGGACTGGGCGTACAGGTGGCCTGGGTATCCAAACGAATAGATCCTTCCAAACTGATTTTTGAAAACCAGATTGATAATACCGGTTATAATCCAACGATTCCCAGCAACGAAAATATTCCGAACCCGAGCATCAGCTACCCCGATTTTAACGTGGGCCTGCTGTACAACGGCCTGGTGGGTGAAAACTCTAACCTGTACCTTGGTGCTTCTTATTACCATATTACACAGCCTACTGAAACTTTCATGAGCCAGAACAACAATCGCCTGAGTTACCGTTACACGTTCCAGGCGGGCGGTTCGTTCCCGGTAAATGGCAACAACCGTATTCACATGAGCGGTCACTACATGCGCCAGAACGAAGCAACGGAAACGGCCTTCGGCGGTGCTTACGGCTTTTTGCTGAACGGCATGCCCGAAACGCCCACCACTTTTTATATCGGCAGCTGGTATCGTTTGAAAGATGCGATCAATCCTTACGTAGCGTTGGAGCTGAATGGTCTTACAGTTGGCATGAGCTACGACCTGAACGTATCTACACTTAAGCCCGCTTCACAGTACCGCGGTGGTTTTGAGCTGTCACTCATTTACATTCGTCGACACAACGAAAACGCTAAGTATAAAACATTATGTCCACGCTTCTAA
- a CDS encoding DNA-3-methyladenine glycosylase, which translates to MAKIARDFYEQQDVCKIAKSLLGKLLVTEFNSMRTAGIIVETEAYAGVKDKASHAYNARRTARTEIMYAAGGVAYVYLCYGIHHLFNVVTNKQDVPHAVLVRALEPVEGIDIMLERCGKNKLDYTLTAGPGSLTKALGIRTNYTGIDLTGNEIWIEDGPSKLPASQIVAGTRVGVAYAKEDALLPYRFSVKKSPWVSRGKGLDSLPL; encoded by the coding sequence ATGGCTAAAATCGCCCGCGACTTTTACGAACAGCAGGACGTGTGTAAGATAGCAAAATCATTATTGGGAAAGCTGCTGGTAACAGAATTTAACAGTATGCGAACAGCTGGTATCATCGTGGAAACCGAGGCTTATGCCGGTGTGAAAGACAAAGCTTCGCACGCTTATAACGCCCGTCGCACGGCGCGTACGGAGATCATGTATGCGGCGGGCGGCGTAGCTTACGTATACCTGTGCTACGGCATTCACCACTTATTTAACGTAGTCACCAATAAACAGGATGTGCCGCATGCCGTGCTGGTACGCGCGCTCGAACCGGTAGAAGGTATCGACATCATGCTGGAAAGATGTGGTAAAAATAAGCTGGATTACACGCTTACGGCCGGCCCCGGTAGTCTTACGAAAGCGCTTGGCATCCGAACGAATTATACAGGCATAGATTTAACCGGCAATGAGATCTGGATAGAAGACGGCCCGTCAAAACTGCCCGCCTCTCAAATAGTGGCCGGCACCCGCGTTGGCGTTGCCTATGCAAAGGAAGATGCGCTGCTGCCCTATCGTTTCTCCGTAAAAAAAAGCCCCTGGGTTAGCAGGGGCAAAGGCTTAGACAGTCTTCCGCTTTAG
- a CDS encoding EI24 domain-containing protein, giving the protein MFSFREFLGALQAYGKAHQFIIKHKLWKWIIIPGVIYCLLFILGIIFVWSYSGDFVEFLFNLLPLKMWMAELENSWVNFIFLLLGFSVRIILLLLYFSFFKYLFLIVGSPVFAYLSEKTEAIIQHKDFPFSWKQLLEDIARGIRLSFRNLLYQSMYMAAIFLLAFIPVVGWITPLVALIIECYYFGFSMMDYSFERRRWSMRQSIVYIGQHRGMAIGNGLVFYIMMFVPIIGWIVAPCYAVIAATIHLQQQRLP; this is encoded by the coding sequence TTGTTTTCGTTTAGAGAGTTCCTGGGCGCGTTGCAGGCTTATGGCAAGGCGCATCAATTTATCATTAAGCACAAGCTGTGGAAGTGGATCATCATTCCCGGTGTGATCTACTGTTTGCTGTTCATACTGGGTATTATTTTCGTGTGGAGTTACTCCGGCGACTTCGTGGAGTTCCTGTTTAACCTGCTGCCGTTAAAGATGTGGATGGCCGAGCTGGAGAACAGCTGGGTGAATTTTATATTCCTGCTGCTGGGCTTTTCGGTGCGTATTATCCTGCTGCTACTTTACTTTTCCTTCTTCAAATATTTATTCCTGATCGTCGGCTCGCCGGTATTTGCTTACCTGTCCGAAAAAACGGAAGCTATCATACAGCATAAAGATTTTCCTTTTAGCTGGAAGCAGTTGCTCGAAGACATTGCACGCGGTATCCGTTTATCGTTCCGTAATCTCTTGTACCAGAGCATGTACATGGCAGCGATATTCCTGCTGGCGTTTATCCCGGTAGTAGGCTGGATTACGCCGCTGGTCGCGCTGATCATCGAATGTTATTATTTCGGATTTTCGATGATGGACTACAGCTTCGAACGCCGCCGCTGGAGTATGCGGCAGAGCATTGTGTATATCGGTCAGCACCGGGGCATGGCCATCGGGAACGGGCTGGTATTTTATATCATGATGTTCGTACCCATTATCGGTTGGATCGTAGCGCCCTGTTATGCGGTGATTGCTGCTACTATTCACTTACAACAACAACGCCTGCCATGA